In Lutra lutra chromosome 6, mLutLut1.2, whole genome shotgun sequence, the following are encoded in one genomic region:
- the ID4 gene encoding DNA-binding protein inhibitor ID-4, giving the protein MKAVSPVRPSGRKAPSGCGGGELALRCLAEHGHSLGGSAAAAAAAAAARCKAAEAAADEPALCLQCDMNDCYSRLRRLVPTIPPNKKVSKVEILQHVIDYILDLQLALETHPALLRQPPPPAPPHHPAGTCPAAPPRTPLTALNTDPAGAVNKQSDSILCR; this is encoded by the exons ATGAAGGCGGTGAGCCCGGTGCGCCCCTCGGGCCGCAAGGCGCCGTCGGGCTGCGGCGGTGGGGAGCTGGCTCTGCGCTGCCTGGCCGAGCACGgccacagcctgggtggctcggcggccgcggcggccgcggcggcggcagCGCGCTGCaaggcggcggaggcggcggccgACGAGCCGGCGCTGTGCCTGCAGTGCGATATGAACGACTGCTACAGCCGCCTGCGGAGGCTGGTGCCCACCATCCCGCCCAACAAGAAAGTCAGCAAAGTGGAGATCCTGCAGCACGTTATCGACTACATCCTGGACCTGCAGCTGGCGCTGGAGACGCACCCGGCTCTGCTGAGGCAGCCGCCACCGCCGGCGCCACCGCACCACCCAGCCGGGACCTGTCCCGCAGCGCCGCCGCGGACCCCGCTCACGGCGCTCAACACCGACCCG GCCGGCGCGGTGAACAAGCAGAGCGACAGCATTCTGTGCCGCTGA